In Herbaspirillum seropedicae, a single window of DNA contains:
- a CDS encoding membrane protein, with protein MSEVVTRPSVSAVPAAASRRPGFLRRHWRGDYSLARSYWLHTVLLTSLTPALAIPLLARLTNDMPARYGMGGVLFIAAFSYLAWTWGVCGCWRSASRHVARGGRRWAELAVKFLILCGVISMATSTWRAAHSLREQFEIALGKQLGPPVVYQLRVDGKSVLLQGGMNDGAADGLARILDQHPSVRTVVLYSAGGWVREGKLVGEVIRRRGLATYVEQECSSSCTLAFLAGRDRAMDPRAHIGFHTLYTVGGDDRINKSFDRKLTFDTYGKLGLPREFIERIADTPASSSWYPELGQLLQAGVLTRLAPGGETAQLATIATSRDILEAEFKKGALFDIMARYHPKEFAHTIDLAWAQVQAHASDAQILAVGREQIGILSRRLLPIASDASLAEFQQLLLDQAVALRGISAAACTELIYPRSREDAAAGREAPQAVLPPEFANREQRMTQHLLRDADPVNAGRYTLAERTRVIRQALAPLTQDQLKLLSSPLRRQADPEATCEASIAYLRAVNQLPPQERRVALRVLYSRN; from the coding sequence GTGTCTGAGGTTGTAACCCGTCCTTCTGTTTCCGCTGTCCCGGCCGCCGCTTCCCGGCGTCCCGGTTTCCTGCGCCGCCACTGGCGCGGCGACTATTCGCTGGCGCGTTCCTACTGGCTGCATACGGTCTTGCTGACCTCGCTCACGCCGGCCCTGGCGATTCCCTTGCTGGCGCGCCTGACCAATGACATGCCGGCCCGCTATGGCATGGGCGGGGTGCTCTTCATCGCGGCCTTCAGCTACCTGGCCTGGACCTGGGGCGTGTGCGGCTGCTGGCGCTCGGCCAGTCGCCATGTGGCGCGGGGCGGTCGGCGCTGGGCCGAGCTGGCGGTCAAGTTCCTGATCCTGTGCGGCGTCATCAGCATGGCCACCAGCACCTGGCGCGCCGCCCATTCGCTGCGCGAGCAGTTCGAGATCGCGCTGGGCAAGCAACTGGGGCCGCCGGTGGTCTACCAGCTGCGGGTGGATGGCAAGTCGGTACTGCTGCAGGGCGGCATGAACGATGGCGCCGCCGACGGCCTGGCGCGCATCCTCGACCAGCATCCCTCGGTGCGCACCGTGGTGCTGTATTCGGCCGGCGGCTGGGTGCGCGAGGGCAAGCTGGTCGGTGAGGTGATCCGCCGGCGCGGCCTGGCGACCTATGTGGAGCAGGAGTGCTCTTCCTCCTGCACCCTGGCCTTCCTGGCCGGACGCGACCGCGCCATGGACCCGCGCGCGCACATCGGTTTCCACACCCTCTACACCGTGGGCGGCGATGACCGCATCAACAAGAGCTTCGACCGCAAGCTGACCTTCGATACCTACGGCAAGCTGGGCCTGCCGCGCGAGTTCATCGAACGCATCGCCGACACGCCCGCCAGCAGCAGCTGGTATCCGGAACTGGGCCAGCTGCTGCAGGCGGGCGTGCTGACCCGTCTGGCCCCTGGCGGCGAAACGGCGCAACTGGCCACCATCGCCACCTCGCGCGACATCCTCGAAGCCGAATTCAAGAAGGGCGCGCTGTTCGACATCATGGCGCGCTACCACCCCAAGGAATTCGCCCATACCATCGACCTGGCCTGGGCGCAGGTGCAGGCCCATGCCTCGGATGCGCAGATCCTGGCGGTGGGGCGCGAGCAGATCGGCATCCTCAGCCGCCGTCTACTGCCCATTGCCTCCGATGCCTCGCTGGCCGAGTTCCAGCAATTGCTGCTGGACCAGGCCGTGGCCCTGCGCGGCATCAGCGCGGCGGCCTGCACCGAGCTGATCTATCCGCGTTCGCGCGAGGACGCCGCGGCGGGACGCGAGGCGCCGCAGGCGGTGCTACCGCCGGAATTCGCCAACCGCGAACAGCGCATGACCCAGCATCTGCTGCGCGATGCCGATCCAGTCAATGCCGGCCGCTACACGCTGGCCGAGCGCACCCGTGTGATCCGCCAGGCGCTCGCCCCGCTCACCCAGGACCAGCTCAAGCTGCTGTCTTCGCCATTGCGCCGGCAGGCCGATCCCGAGGCCACCTGCGAGGCTTCCATCGCCTACCTGCGCGCGGTCAACCAGCTGCCGCCGCAGGAGCGCCGGGTGGCGCTGCGCGTGCTGTATTCACGCAACTGA
- a CDS encoding ShlB/FhaC/HecB family hemolysin secretion/activation protein yields MKRCLQHYVMAAALLGTAVAAAAQSAPAAAEATERFEIRRFVVAGNTLLPQDQVQAAVAPFSGQGRVYGDIQQALEALENLYRSAGYTAVQVHVPEQELSSGEVRIDVVETVVGKVQVSENRHFSQANIRASIPALKEGVPPNLRRISESVQLANDNPAKQVNVTLSAAQSGDQIDAKIEVKDDDPLRVMLNLDNTGSADTGRWRTGVAIQHSNLFNRDHVATVAYTTSPDSPSGSKVDLYSLGYRLPLYELGDSLDFIYGKSSVSSGQTLALNSTLNITGRGEVYALRWNHFFARNGEWSSKLVLGADYKKVDSSCAINGGLLNGATLNTCLPYSTLPLSLTYSAQRQGVGEVIDANIGVARNMATGQARRNDALQVTDRYSLFTNGRQSMDNFIAVRGGASWLKAFQNDWQMRLAGNLQLSPHALPAVEQFGLAGATAVRGFTERAVSADSGVVLNSELYTPDLLAKSELKGSMRLLAFVDAGRGANNNVTANSQVQSTLTLASIGAGLRYALGRDFNLRLDVARVLLNGNSITEQRGDLNAHLSATLGF; encoded by the coding sequence ATGAAACGATGCTTGCAGCATTACGTGATGGCAGCCGCGCTGCTGGGTACGGCCGTGGCGGCCGCGGCGCAGTCTGCGCCGGCGGCGGCCGAGGCCACTGAACGCTTCGAGATCCGCCGCTTCGTCGTGGCCGGCAATACCCTGCTGCCGCAGGACCAGGTGCAGGCCGCTGTCGCGCCCTTCAGCGGCCAGGGCCGGGTCTACGGCGATATCCAGCAGGCGCTGGAAGCGCTGGAAAACCTCTACCGCAGCGCCGGCTATACCGCCGTGCAAGTCCATGTGCCGGAGCAGGAACTGAGCTCGGGCGAGGTGCGCATCGATGTCGTGGAAACCGTGGTGGGCAAGGTGCAGGTGAGCGAGAACCGCCATTTCAGCCAAGCCAATATCCGCGCCAGCATCCCGGCCCTGAAGGAGGGCGTCCCGCCCAACCTGCGCCGCATCTCCGAGTCGGTGCAACTGGCCAACGACAACCCGGCCAAGCAAGTCAATGTCACGCTCTCGGCGGCGCAATCGGGTGACCAGATCGACGCCAAGATCGAGGTCAAGGACGATGATCCCCTGCGCGTGATGCTCAACCTCGACAATACCGGCAGCGCCGATACCGGGCGCTGGCGCACCGGGGTGGCGATCCAGCATTCCAACCTGTTCAACCGCGACCACGTCGCCACGGTGGCCTATACCACATCGCCCGACAGCCCCTCGGGCTCCAAGGTCGATCTGTATTCGCTGGGTTACCGTCTGCCGCTCTATGAACTGGGCGACAGCCTGGACTTCATCTACGGCAAATCCAGCGTCAGTTCGGGCCAGACCTTGGCGCTCAATTCCACCCTCAACATCACCGGGCGCGGTGAAGTCTATGCGTTGCGCTGGAACCATTTCTTCGCCCGCAACGGCGAGTGGAGCAGCAAGCTGGTGCTGGGCGCGGACTACAAGAAGGTCGATTCGTCCTGCGCCATCAATGGCGGTCTGCTGAACGGAGCGACCCTCAATACCTGCCTGCCATATTCGACCTTGCCGCTGTCGCTGACCTACAGCGCCCAGCGCCAGGGCGTGGGCGAGGTGATCGACGCCAATATCGGCGTGGCCCGCAACATGGCCACGGGCCAGGCCCGGCGCAACGATGCGCTGCAGGTCACGGATCGCTATTCGCTGTTTACCAATGGCCGCCAGTCAATGGACAACTTCATTGCTGTGCGTGGCGGAGCGTCCTGGCTCAAGGCCTTCCAGAACGACTGGCAGATGCGCCTGGCCGGCAACCTGCAACTCTCGCCGCACGCCTTGCCGGCGGTGGAGCAATTCGGGCTGGCCGGGGCGACGGCGGTGCGTGGCTTTACCGAGCGCGCGGTCTCGGCCGACAGCGGCGTGGTGCTCAACAGCGAACTCTATACGCCCGACCTGCTGGCCAAGAGCGAGCTCAAGGGCAGCATGCGCCTGCTGGCCTTCGTCGATGCCGGACGCGGCGCCAACAACAACGTGACGGCCAACTCTCAGGTGCAATCCACCCTGACGCTGGCCAGTATCGGCGCCGGTCTGCGCTATGCGCTGGGACGCGATTTCAACCTGCGCCTGGATGTGGCGCGAGTCCTGCTCAACGGCAATTCCATCACCGAACAACGTGGCGATCTCAACGCCCACCTGAGCGCAACCCTGGGGTTCTGA
- a CDS encoding HD family phosphohydrolase: MSPFSHIPAAERHRNIAYRLERLTELCRELGSSRDIPLLLERILLTAKDITQADGGTLYRINEGGDSLRFYISVNDTLKMHQGGSSGKAISIPDIALRLPDGQPNLSAVAAYAANTRKSVNIADVYQVSSGFNFNGMRLFDEKYGYQSKSFLTVPMEDHEGELVGVLQLINAIDPATGAPLPFSETDQHFIEALASQAAMAMTNQQLIQRLEQLFESLIRLINIGIGEKSPHTGRHCEQVPELAMMLAEAAHNATEGPLADFHMSEADRRELWLAALLHDCGKISTPTHIVEKATKLETIFDRIHLVETRIEVLKRDAEIRVLQEKLALGAALDAQRAAELDAGLAAELAQLDLERAFLRKINVGTEGMRPEDQQRVLDIAQRSWRGPDGQLRPLLDEEESANLRIRAGTLNDAERQIINNHIVITIKMLESLPWPKQLARVTEFAGGHHERMDGKGYPKGLTREQMSVQARIMAVADIFEAVTAADRPYKRGNTLNEAVEILAGFKARDHIDPDLFDLFVRERIYEKYAEKFMHPSQIDEVDLSRIPGFGA, encoded by the coding sequence ATGAGCCCGTTTTCGCACATCCCGGCAGCGGAGCGCCATCGCAACATCGCCTATCGCCTGGAACGGCTCACCGAGCTGTGCCGCGAGCTGGGCAGCAGCCGCGATATTCCCCTGTTGCTCGAACGCATCCTGCTCACGGCCAAGGACATCACCCAGGCCGATGGCGGCACCCTCTACCGCATCAATGAAGGCGGCGACAGCCTGCGCTTCTACATTTCGGTCAACGATACGCTCAAGATGCACCAGGGCGGCAGCAGCGGAAAGGCCATCTCCATTCCCGACATCGCGCTGCGCCTGCCCGATGGCCAGCCCAACCTGTCGGCGGTGGCGGCCTATGCCGCCAATACCCGCAAGTCGGTCAATATCGCCGATGTCTACCAGGTCAGCAGCGGCTTCAATTTCAATGGCATGCGGCTCTTCGACGAGAAGTATGGCTATCAGTCCAAGTCCTTCCTGACGGTGCCCATGGAGGACCATGAGGGCGAACTGGTAGGCGTGCTGCAGCTCATCAATGCCATCGATCCGGCCACCGGCGCGCCGCTGCCCTTCTCCGAGACCGACCAGCACTTCATCGAAGCGCTGGCCTCGCAGGCGGCCATGGCCATGACCAACCAGCAACTGATCCAGCGCCTGGAGCAGTTGTTCGAAAGCCTGATCCGCCTCATCAACATCGGCATCGGCGAAAAATCGCCGCACACCGGACGCCACTGCGAGCAGGTGCCGGAACTGGCGATGATGCTGGCCGAGGCTGCGCATAACGCCACCGAAGGTCCGCTGGCCGATTTCCACATGAGCGAGGCCGATCGCCGCGAACTGTGGCTGGCGGCGCTGCTGCATGACTGCGGCAAGATCAGTACACCCACCCACATCGTCGAGAAGGCCACCAAGCTGGAGACCATCTTCGACCGCATCCACCTGGTGGAGACCCGCATCGAGGTGCTCAAGCGCGACGCCGAGATCCGCGTCCTGCAGGAAAAGCTGGCGCTGGGCGCGGCGCTGGATGCACAGCGCGCCGCCGAGCTGGACGCCGGCCTGGCCGCCGAGCTGGCCCAGCTCGATCTGGAGCGCGCCTTCCTGCGCAAGATCAATGTGGGCACCGAGGGCATGCGTCCGGAAGACCAGCAGCGCGTCCTGGACATCGCCCAGCGCAGCTGGCGCGGCCCGGACGGCCAGCTGCGCCCGCTGCTGGACGAGGAAGAATCGGCCAACCTGCGCATCCGCGCCGGCACCCTCAATGACGCCGAGCGGCAGATCATCAACAACCACATCGTCATCACCATCAAGATGCTGGAGTCGCTGCCGTGGCCCAAGCAGCTGGCGCGTGTGACCGAATTCGCCGGCGGCCATCATGAGCGCATGGATGGCAAGGGCTATCCCAAGGGACTCACGCGTGAGCAGATGTCGGTGCAGGCGCGCATCATGGCCGTGGCCGACATCTTCGAGGCGGTGACGGCGGCCGATCGTCCCTACAAGCGCGGCAATACGCTCAACGAGGCCGTCGAGATCCTGGCCGGCTTCAAGGCGCGCGACCATATCGATCCGGACCTCTTCGACCTGTTCGTGCGCGAGCGCATCTACGAGAAGTACGCCGAGAAATTCATGCATCCCAGCCAGATCGACGAGGTCGACCTGTCGCGCATTCCCGGCTTCGGGGCCTGA
- a CDS encoding beta strand repeat-containing protein codes for MTTTSASAQGSSRPAIELLPPSLTVRVGRRRLTLSWRARKPLPQLLAGLLRRSWTRLLAPALRISVATAAVCGAWQAPVLAAAPAPGTLPTGWSVVNGNVTFIQNGNILNINQLSPQAIAQFLSFSIGADATVNVNQPSAAAALLAKVSGGDISQIYGKLSATGTVVLYNPNGVVIGPSGSIDAGRFIATSLAISDSDFLAGKLNFARQGNAGIVDNQGKIQSATGGSVYLIGSSVSNSGIIKSAQGEVILAAGETVTLADTATPGVTVNVTGSAGNVTNLGSITAEAGRIGVAAGLINNSGVINASSVVREGGRIFLRASQNLTTSASSSIHADGSRGGNIALVAQDQAFIDGDVSATGAPGQGGFVETSGLKRLDVVKAPTLGAGGTWLIDPSDLEVVSGGSRTVSTSTGNGSYAISANGSSSQIGADTIVGQLEAGVNVTLATGADGSQAGNITVSSAIVKQAGGAASLTLNAANNISINADIRSTSGALTLTLHTGAGEGVDFSAARQSTIGNGARISLNGGDLYAMDGVEGRGNLLISNGSVWLDGTSTLRAGRLQLDGGGSLVYASGNSSVTLNDALINNGTIQVNASGRLYSDGGVYNNGNLSLADGTSLMASSTSLSNNGTVTLSNGTLNFSSITNNQNATILGSGSLVAAEGVVNNGVLAPGGDGIIGNLTIAGNYTQGDTGAMLIDVTPAGSNDNVVFSGAFAHLGGMLKTHVLGNVSEVAEGSNFMPFNFQSTSLGDSYFRYVSGDVSNIDGIKTMLKANYTEGPLRLTMMRSTTFYASGSNSYWGARETWSGGGSTYLPTEIDTVVIDSNNTVTLSDGVGDKISRLQVKGSGQFNQTGGALTVVNGAVIDGTVDISGGSFTSNGSNSVTGSVALGMQDGGVRGNATLAGWTSVRSGAQINVNGGTLNFNGTSNLLEGSTVDLSAGQLTFNGTSNLAGTVTVRGGTLTTAGDTTLSGNMQVNSGNVTLGGVTDGTGRLTLGTAGSNEGNDDGGNLIALPPVGDGSVTIANASHSSLNVDLNSGDLTLGGDVRLAALNVTQGNVTGNIGSRLVVAESFQQTGGNLTLADAALSQSNGSLIVGNITANNLVLEAQSANIFQQSGSALHVKQQLITSATDGISLTETGNQIAGFAANNQGSGDIRLINQLNTADASVVTINGVHTVHGDIHIDNTGGMRTAALGDSASFLGALPSSAEGDPPGTAAKLAMLGMSSNTNGQVKTDNGAVTMVTHSPMAIGAGGVSATGDITLTASASAGSNDTLVVNGVLVSLGGNIRLSAGDSMTINANISTSPPGVALFSVDSGAVIGYAQGVRIVDANGTRIPVPASATSSAGGGGNTQTSQAVQQQQNQQSQNLQATVNSARLSDPNAQSTGNPVQQSSSGGQTVGGTAGSFGDDSGGDSKAARKALPMCT; via the coding sequence ATGACAACTACCTCTGCTTCTGCCCAAGGCTCTTCCCGGCCGGCCATCGAATTGCTGCCGCCTTCGCTGACGGTGCGGGTGGGACGTCGCCGCCTGACGCTGAGCTGGCGCGCGCGCAAGCCCTTGCCGCAATTGCTGGCCGGCTTGCTGCGACGTTCGTGGACACGCCTGCTGGCCCCGGCCCTGCGCATTTCGGTGGCCACGGCGGCGGTCTGCGGTGCGTGGCAGGCGCCCGTGTTGGCGGCCGCGCCAGCACCGGGGACCTTGCCCACCGGCTGGAGCGTGGTCAACGGCAATGTCACCTTCATCCAGAACGGCAATATCCTCAACATCAACCAGCTCTCGCCGCAGGCCATTGCGCAGTTCCTGTCCTTCAGCATCGGTGCGGATGCGACGGTGAACGTGAACCAGCCCAGTGCGGCGGCGGCCCTGCTGGCCAAGGTCAGCGGTGGCGATATCTCGCAGATCTACGGCAAGCTCTCGGCCACCGGTACGGTGGTGCTGTACAACCCCAATGGCGTGGTCATCGGACCCAGCGGCAGCATCGATGCCGGCCGCTTCATCGCCACCTCGCTGGCCATCAGCGACAGTGACTTCCTGGCCGGCAAGCTCAACTTCGCGCGCCAGGGCAATGCCGGCATCGTCGACAACCAGGGCAAGATCCAGTCGGCCACTGGCGGCAGCGTCTACCTGATCGGCAGCAGCGTCTCCAACAGCGGCATCATCAAGAGCGCGCAGGGGGAAGTGATCCTGGCGGCGGGTGAAACCGTGACCCTGGCCGATACCGCCACGCCCGGCGTGACCGTCAATGTCACTGGCAGCGCGGGCAATGTCACCAACCTGGGCAGTATCACGGCCGAGGCGGGACGCATCGGCGTGGCCGCCGGCCTGATCAACAACAGCGGCGTCATCAATGCCTCCAGCGTGGTGCGCGAAGGTGGGCGCATCTTCCTGCGCGCCAGCCAGAACCTCACCACCAGCGCCAGTTCCAGCATCCACGCGGACGGTAGCCGGGGCGGCAATATCGCCCTGGTGGCGCAGGATCAGGCCTTCATCGATGGCGATGTCTCGGCCACCGGCGCGCCGGGGCAGGGTGGCTTCGTGGAGACCTCGGGTCTGAAGCGGCTCGATGTGGTCAAGGCGCCTACGCTGGGCGCAGGCGGTACCTGGCTGATCGATCCCTCTGACCTGGAAGTGGTGTCGGGTGGCTCGCGCACCGTCTCCACCAGCACCGGCAATGGCAGTTATGCCATCAGCGCCAACGGCAGCAGTTCACAGATCGGCGCCGATACCATCGTCGGCCAGCTCGAAGCCGGCGTGAATGTCACGCTTGCTACCGGCGCGGATGGCAGCCAGGCCGGCAATATCACGGTCAGTTCGGCCATCGTCAAGCAGGCCGGCGGCGCTGCCTCGCTCACGCTCAATGCCGCCAACAACATCAGCATCAATGCCGACATCCGCAGCACCAGCGGCGCGCTGACCCTGACACTGCATACCGGGGCCGGCGAGGGCGTCGACTTCAGTGCAGCGCGGCAGAGCACCATCGGCAATGGCGCGCGTATTTCGCTCAATGGTGGCGATCTCTACGCGATGGATGGCGTCGAAGGCCGCGGCAACCTGCTCATCAGCAATGGCTCGGTGTGGCTCGACGGCACCAGCACGCTGCGCGCGGGCCGTCTGCAGCTCGATGGCGGCGGCTCGCTCGTCTACGCCAGCGGCAACAGCTCGGTCACGCTCAATGATGCGTTGATCAACAACGGCACCATCCAGGTCAACGCCAGCGGCCGCCTCTACAGCGATGGCGGGGTCTACAACAATGGCAACCTCAGCCTGGCCGACGGTACCAGCCTGATGGCCAGCAGCACCTCGTTGAGCAACAACGGTACGGTGACGCTGAGCAACGGCACGCTCAATTTCTCCAGCATCACCAACAACCAGAACGCCACCATCCTCGGCAGCGGCAGCCTGGTGGCGGCCGAGGGCGTGGTCAACAATGGCGTGCTGGCCCCGGGCGGTGACGGGATCATCGGCAACCTGACCATCGCCGGCAACTATACCCAGGGCGATACCGGCGCCATGCTCATCGACGTGACCCCGGCGGGCAGCAACGACAATGTCGTCTTCAGCGGCGCCTTTGCGCATCTGGGCGGCATGCTCAAGACGCACGTGCTGGGCAACGTCAGTGAGGTGGCCGAGGGCAGCAACTTCATGCCGTTCAACTTCCAGAGCACGTCGCTGGGCGACAGCTACTTCCGCTACGTCAGTGGCGACGTCAGCAATATCGATGGCATCAAGACCATGCTCAAGGCCAACTATACGGAGGGTCCGTTGCGCCTGACCATGATGCGCAGCACGACCTTCTATGCCTCCGGCAGCAACAGCTACTGGGGCGCCCGCGAGACCTGGAGCGGCGGTGGCAGTACCTACCTGCCCACCGAGATCGATACGGTGGTGATCGATTCCAACAATACCGTTACGCTCAGCGATGGCGTGGGCGACAAGATCAGCCGCCTGCAGGTCAAGGGCAGCGGGCAGTTCAACCAGACCGGCGGTGCGCTGACCGTGGTCAACGGCGCTGTCATCGACGGGACTGTGGATATCAGCGGCGGCAGCTTTACCAGCAACGGCAGCAATAGCGTAACCGGTTCGGTCGCGCTGGGCATGCAGGATGGCGGCGTGCGCGGCAATGCCACGCTGGCAGGCTGGACTAGCGTGCGCAGTGGCGCGCAGATCAACGTCAACGGCGGCACGCTCAACTTCAACGGCACCAGCAACCTCCTCGAGGGCAGCACCGTGGACCTCAGCGCTGGCCAGCTCACGTTCAATGGCACCAGCAATCTCGCGGGTACCGTCACTGTCCGCGGCGGCACGCTCACTACCGCTGGCGACACCACGCTCAGCGGCAATATGCAGGTCAATAGCGGTAACGTCACGCTGGGCGGTGTGACCGACGGCACGGGTCGTCTGACCCTGGGCACAGCGGGGAGCAATGAAGGAAACGACGACGGCGGTAACCTGATCGCCTTGCCCCCGGTGGGTGACGGCAGCGTGACCATCGCCAATGCCTCGCATTCCAGCCTCAACGTCGACCTCAACAGCGGTGACCTGACCCTGGGCGGTGATGTGCGCCTGGCTGCGCTCAACGTCACCCAGGGCAATGTGACCGGCAACATCGGTTCGCGCCTGGTGGTCGCGGAGTCCTTCCAGCAGACCGGCGGCAATCTGACGCTGGCCGATGCGGCGCTGTCGCAGAGCAATGGCAGTCTCATCGTCGGCAACATCACGGCCAACAACCTGGTGCTGGAAGCGCAGTCGGCCAACATCTTCCAGCAGAGCGGCAGCGCGCTGCATGTGAAGCAGCAGCTGATCACTTCCGCCACCGACGGCATTTCCCTCACCGAGACCGGCAACCAGATCGCTGGCTTCGCCGCCAACAACCAGGGCTCGGGCGACATCAGGCTGATCAACCAGCTCAATACGGCCGACGCCAGCGTGGTCACCATCAATGGGGTGCACACCGTCCATGGCGATATCCACATCGACAATACCGGCGGCATGCGCACGGCAGCGCTGGGCGACAGCGCCAGCTTCCTCGGGGCGCTGCCTTCCAGCGCTGAGGGCGATCCGCCAGGCACGGCCGCCAAGCTGGCCATGCTGGGCATGAGCAGCAACACCAACGGCCAGGTCAAGACCGACAATGGTGCGGTGACCATGGTCACGCACAGCCCCATGGCCATTGGGGCGGGCGGGGTCAGCGCCACCGGGGATATCACCCTGACTGCCAGCGCCTCGGCCGGCAGCAACGATACGCTGGTGGTCAATGGCGTGCTGGTCTCGCTGGGCGGCAACATCAGGCTCTCGGCGGGCGATTCCATGACCATCAATGCCAATATCTCGACCTCGCCTCCTGGCGTGGCGCTGTTCTCGGTGGACTCGGGGGCGGTGATCGGTTACGCCCAGGGGGTGCGCATCGTTGACGCCAATGGCACCCGCATTCCGGTTCCCGCGAGTGCGACCAGTTCCGCTGGCGGTGGCGGCAATACCCAGACCAGCCAGGCGGTGCAACAGCAGCAGAACCAGCAGAGCCAGAACCTGCAGGCCACCGTCAACAGCGCGCGGCTTTCTGACCCCAATGCCCAGTCGACCGGCAACCCGGTCCAGCAGAGCAGCAGCGGCGGCCAGACCGTGGGCGGCACCGCAGGCAGCTTCGGCGACGACAGCGGCGGCGATTCGAAGGCAGCGCGCAAAGCCCTGCCAATGTGCACCTGA
- a CDS encoding FecR family protein: MTSHLQSLPALLPRRLAWLGLLLLLLTASALVQAQVVGQVTHLSGVLTARHADGTRAVLSVKSAILQGDTLITERETYTRVKFVDNAEIVLRPGTEVAVNKYIYDEKKPENDSVAIGLVKGGLRAVTGLVGKRNHEAVNFDTPTATIGIRGTHFGALFCQADCGGIPTPSGQAPADGLHVDVASGAILVSNAGGAQLFNAGQFGYVSGPLQPPVVVPANIGVPVTMPPAISSNTNNGMQKLGAASAPDCVVH, translated from the coding sequence ATGACATCGCATCTTCAATCCTTGCCGGCGCTCCTGCCGCGCCGGCTGGCCTGGCTGGGCCTGCTGCTGCTCTTGCTGACGGCCAGCGCCCTGGTGCAGGCCCAGGTGGTGGGCCAGGTGACCCATCTTTCCGGTGTGCTCACGGCGCGCCATGCCGACGGCACGCGCGCGGTACTGTCGGTGAAGTCGGCCATCCTGCAGGGCGACACCCTCATCACCGAGCGCGAGACCTATACCCGCGTCAAGTTCGTCGACAACGCCGAGATCGTACTCAGGCCCGGCACTGAAGTGGCCGTCAACAAGTACATCTACGACGAAAAGAAACCCGAGAACGACTCCGTGGCCATCGGCCTGGTCAAGGGCGGGTTGCGGGCCGTCACCGGGCTGGTGGGCAAGCGCAACCATGAAGCCGTCAACTTCGATACGCCCACGGCCACCATCGGTATTCGCGGCACCCATTTCGGCGCGCTGTTCTGCCAGGCCGATTGCGGCGGGATCCCCACGCCGAGTGGCCAAGCGCCGGCCGATGGCTTGCATGTGGATGTCGCCTCGGGCGCGATCCTGGTGAGCAATGCGGGCGGGGCGCAGCTGTTCAATGCCGGCCAGTTCGGCTATGTCTCCGGACCCCTGCAACCGCCGGTGGTGGTGCCGGCCAATATCGGCGTACCGGTGACGATGCCGCCGGCCATCAGCAGCAATACCAACAATGGCATGCAAAAGCTCGGCGCGGCCAGCGCGCCTGATTGCGTGGTGCATTAG
- a CDS encoding MBL fold metallo-hydrolase, whose amino-acid sequence MHVEILGCSGGIGGNGMRTTSLLIDDDILIDAGTGVGDLTLERLQAIDHVFITHAHLDHIACLPLMIDSVGDMRPTPITMHATAATLEIIRKHIFNWHIWPDFSVIPSAEQPFLRFATIEPGQTVALGQRSITALPAAHTVPAVGYQVKNERSGASLAFSGDTTVCPPLWQALNRIVQLRYLIIEAAFANRERELALLSKHLCPALLLEELQHLQSRPEVLVTHAKPSQVQEIAAEIAAGGTAHRPRMLEAGTILEL is encoded by the coding sequence ATGCATGTAGAAATTCTCGGATGCAGCGGGGGAATCGGTGGCAATGGCATGCGCACCACCTCCCTGCTCATCGATGACGATATCCTGATCGACGCCGGCACCGGCGTGGGCGATCTGACACTGGAACGGCTGCAGGCCATCGACCATGTCTTCATCACGCACGCCCACCTCGACCACATCGCCTGCCTGCCCCTGATGATCGACAGCGTCGGCGACATGCGCCCAACGCCCATCACCATGCACGCCACTGCGGCTACGCTGGAGATCATCCGCAAGCACATCTTCAACTGGCACATCTGGCCTGACTTCAGCGTCATTCCCAGCGCCGAACAGCCCTTCCTGCGCTTTGCCACCATCGAACCCGGCCAGACCGTCGCGCTGGGCCAGCGCAGCATCACCGCGCTGCCTGCCGCGCACACGGTGCCAGCGGTGGGCTACCAGGTCAAGAACGAGCGCAGCGGCGCCTCGCTCGCCTTCAGCGGCGACACCACGGTCTGCCCGCCGCTATGGCAGGCGCTCAACCGCATCGTGCAGTTGCGCTACCTGATCATCGAAGCCGCCTTCGCCAACCGCGAGCGCGAACTGGCGCTGCTGTCCAAGCACCTCTGCCCGGCCCTGCTGCTGGAAGAGCTGCAGCATCTGCAATCCCGCCCGGAAGTGCTGGTCACCCACGCCAAACCCAGCCAGGTGCAAGAGATCGCCGCCGAGATCGCCGCCGGCGGCACGGCTCACCGTCCGCGCATGCTGGAGGCGGGAACCATCCTGGAACTCTGA